One genomic window of Trichlorobacter lovleyi includes the following:
- a CDS encoding HD domain-containing protein produces MQIAELQQLQEWFGSYVATFGDLDPEGLRNIRLKQDHTQRVVACMEALAAGEGLTDAETTLACAVALLHDVGRFPQYRRWRTFRDSESDNHARLSLEVIRDEALLQRLPAEEQLLIEEAVRLHNLLTLPDRISSPTDRFIRLIRDADKLDIWRVFLDYFQLPEGERASAVGLGFPDLPEVTPACLEALAAGEIVRLEQARVLNDFKLLQISWVYDLNFTTTRRLLLERDYLRRLAATLPASPLIQRAVDRAMSSLLTQSGQP; encoded by the coding sequence ATGCAGATTGCCGAGCTTCAGCAGCTGCAGGAGTGGTTCGGCAGCTATGTGGCAACCTTTGGGGATCTGGACCCGGAAGGGTTGCGGAATATCCGTCTCAAGCAGGATCATACGCAGCGGGTGGTGGCCTGCATGGAGGCGCTGGCCGCAGGCGAAGGGCTGACTGACGCAGAGACGACACTGGCTTGTGCGGTGGCCCTGCTGCATGATGTCGGTCGTTTTCCTCAATACCGCCGCTGGCGTACCTTTCGTGACAGCGAGTCTGACAACCACGCCCGCCTGTCGCTGGAGGTGATCCGCGACGAAGCCCTGCTGCAACGTCTGCCTGCCGAAGAGCAACTGCTGATAGAGGAGGCGGTGCGCCTTCATAACCTGCTGACCCTGCCGGACAGGATCAGCTCCCCGACGGACCGTTTTATCCGTTTGATCCGTGATGCCGATAAACTGGATATCTGGAGGGTCTTTCTCGACTATTTCCAGTTGCCCGAGGGAGAACGAGCCTCGGCGGTGGGGTTGGGGTTTCCCGACCTGCCGGAGGTAACGCCGGCCTGCCTGGAGGCCCTTGCAGCGGGGGAAATTGTCAGGCTTGAGCAGGCCCGGGTGCTGAACGACTTCAAGCTGTTGCAGATCTCCTGGGTCTATGATCTGAACTTCACCACCACCCGGCGCCTGTTGCTTGAACGTGACTATCTGAGACGCCTGGCCGCCACCCTGCCGGCTTCCCCCCTTATACAGCGGGCCGTTGACCGTGCCATGTCGTCACTGTTGACGCAGTCCGGTCAGCCATAG
- the ubiE gene encoding bifunctional demethylmenaquinone methyltransferase/2-methoxy-6-polyprenyl-1,4-benzoquinol methylase UbiE: MFRLSQKGEQIQKMFDTIAPRYDFLNHLLSFGIDKRWRRTAVRLIKAPEGGRVLDVATGTGDVALEIARVTPASLKITGADFSPEMVALGQAKIAASAYADRIDFKVAPCEDLPFGADTFDSVTIAFGIRNVVDRRLGLAELWRVIKPGGRLVILEFSTPRSALFRWLYHFYFRTILPVIGGIFSKYDAYKYLPDSVLEFPSSEEFCATMGDIGFKHVRCQALTFGIASIYTGAKE, translated from the coding sequence ATGTTCAGGCTATCGCAAAAAGGGGAGCAGATCCAGAAGATGTTCGACACCATCGCGCCCCGCTATGATTTTCTTAATCATCTGCTCAGCTTCGGTATTGATAAACGCTGGCGCCGGACCGCTGTCCGTCTGATCAAGGCACCGGAAGGGGGCCGTGTACTGGATGTTGCCACCGGAACCGGCGATGTTGCGCTTGAGATTGCACGAGTAACCCCTGCCTCGCTGAAGATTACCGGCGCCGATTTCAGTCCTGAAATGGTTGCCCTGGGGCAGGCCAAGATTGCCGCGTCCGCCTATGCCGACCGGATTGACTTCAAGGTGGCCCCCTGCGAGGATCTGCCCTTTGGGGCGGATACCTTTGACTCGGTGACGATCGCCTTTGGTATCCGCAATGTGGTTGACCGTCGCCTTGGCCTGGCGGAACTCTGGCGGGTGATCAAGCCGGGCGGCCGTTTGGTGATCCTGGAATTCTCCACGCCCCGCTCCGCCCTGTTCCGCTGGCTCTACCACTTCTATTTCCGCACCATTCTGCCGGTGATCGGCGGGATTTTTTCCAAATATGATGCGTACAAGTACCTGCCCGATTCAGTGCTTGAATTTCCCTCCAGTGAAGAATTCTGTGCCACCATGGGTGATATCGGCTTCAAGCATGTGCGTTGTCAGGCGTTGACTTTCGGTATCGCCTCGATCTATACCGGGGCCAAAGAGTAA
- the cdaA gene encoding diadenylate cyclase CdaA, which produces MPHFRLQDIFDILIMSILIYQLYSWFRKSRAIQVLAGLGTITAIYFVTRQTGLHMTSWVLQQLGTVVIVVIVVIFQNEIRQTLYRFSKLRELVGGGSEQHCSGPNIIAEAVFGLAESRCGAIIVFQRTDQLDDHLSNGTQLEALVSAPLLSSIFKDGTPLHDGAVLIRDERIMQAACLLPLSDSQQLPQQYGTRHRAAIGLTERTDAVVLVVSEERGEVSLAEAGELTILHTPAQLRGRLEALLTPQEQQLKRPLIRRLFNDLLPKTSILLGVTVIWLLLSARQGEVAIVPVPLTFHGLPNGMTLTRVSPEEITVRLRSASGLVPSPRQLDLTADLDLGGVQEGHNTLRVSLSHVRVPPGMTVVGLEPTTVRVIVKGPQKQK; this is translated from the coding sequence ATGCCCCACTTCAGACTCCAGGACATCTTCGACATTCTGATCATGAGCATCCTGATCTATCAGCTCTACTCGTGGTTTCGCAAAAGCCGTGCCATCCAGGTTCTGGCCGGACTCGGCACGATTACGGCCATCTATTTCGTTACCCGCCAGACCGGGCTGCATATGACCAGCTGGGTACTGCAGCAGCTGGGTACCGTCGTGATCGTGGTCATCGTCGTCATCTTTCAGAACGAAATCCGCCAGACCCTCTACCGCTTCAGCAAGCTCCGAGAACTGGTGGGAGGGGGCAGTGAACAGCACTGCTCAGGCCCCAACATTATTGCCGAAGCTGTCTTCGGACTTGCCGAGTCACGCTGCGGGGCCATCATCGTTTTTCAACGCACCGATCAGCTGGACGACCACCTGAGCAACGGGACACAGCTGGAGGCACTGGTCTCCGCACCGCTCCTGAGCAGCATTTTCAAGGATGGCACACCGCTTCACGACGGAGCCGTACTGATCCGTGACGAGCGGATCATGCAGGCAGCATGCCTGCTGCCGCTGTCAGATTCCCAACAGCTGCCCCAGCAGTACGGCACCCGCCATCGGGCTGCCATTGGCCTGACGGAACGCACCGATGCAGTGGTACTGGTGGTATCGGAAGAACGGGGCGAGGTATCGCTGGCAGAGGCTGGTGAGCTGACCATTCTGCACACCCCCGCCCAGCTCAGGGGCAGACTCGAAGCCCTCCTGACCCCCCAGGAACAACAGCTGAAACGCCCGCTTATCAGGCGGCTCTTCAACGACCTGCTACCTAAAACGTCCATACTTCTCGGAGTTACCGTTATCTGGCTGCTGCTCTCCGCCCGCCAGGGAGAAGTGGCCATTGTGCCGGTACCACTCACCTTCCATGGCCTGCCCAACGGCATGACCCTGACGCGGGTATCCCCCGAAGAGATCACAGTCCGCCTGCGCTCGGCCTCCGGCCTGGTACCGTCACCCCGCCAGCTTGACCTGACCGCCGATCTGGACCTGGGGGGCGTCCAGGAAGGACATAACACCCTGCGGGTATCCCTCTCCCACGTCCGGGTTCCTCCCGGCATGACCGTGGTGGGTCTCGAACCGACCACGGTACGGGTCATCGTAAAAGGTCCGCAAAAGCAAAAATAA
- a CDS encoding C40 family peptidase: MTHCIRLISAICLLLLALPLSALASKTHQVRTKESLHSIARKYRVSVEELKTANNLSSIRIAKGTTLIIPSRASAQPVIENCSSYTVAKGDTLPKIAKKTGKKMSELRRINNLKANKVKPGQVLALADTAATCDLTAARQTRGKRLELVNSDLLNEQELSTTLSELSDIDADTPVDLAKNLEERSSTFSTLQKSAYGFLGARYRFGGNSRSALDCSSFTQQVFREQKVALPRTAREQFRVGNEVPRGDLRRGDLVFFRTYAPFASHVGIYLGNRKMIHASSAEHRVVISSMDTPYYLSRYLGARRIDRVNPDTININDLMLGIEEEKESDVLANDHLGLNLPDTLTK, encoded by the coding sequence ATGACGCATTGCATTCGACTCATATCAGCCATCTGCCTGCTACTGCTTGCCCTTCCCCTGTCGGCCCTTGCCTCCAAAACCCACCAGGTCCGCACAAAAGAATCTCTTCACAGCATCGCACGTAAATACCGCGTCTCAGTTGAAGAACTCAAGACTGCCAATAATTTAAGCAGTATCCGTATAGCCAAGGGCACCACCCTGATCATCCCCTCCCGCGCCTCTGCCCAGCCTGTCATTGAAAACTGCAGCAGCTATACGGTTGCAAAAGGGGATACCCTGCCAAAAATCGCCAAAAAAACCGGCAAAAAAATGTCTGAACTACGCCGGATTAACAATTTAAAGGCAAACAAGGTCAAGCCGGGACAGGTTCTCGCCCTGGCAGACACCGCTGCAACCTGCGATCTGACGGCTGCCCGGCAGACCCGCGGCAAGCGGCTGGAACTGGTCAACAGTGACTTGTTGAATGAGCAGGAGCTGAGTACCACCCTGTCAGAGCTTTCTGACATTGATGCCGACACACCGGTTGACCTCGCCAAAAACCTTGAAGAACGCTCCTCCACCTTCTCAACCCTGCAGAAGTCAGCCTACGGCTTTCTGGGGGCGCGTTACCGTTTTGGTGGCAACAGCCGTTCCGCCCTCGACTGTTCAAGCTTTACCCAGCAGGTGTTCCGTGAGCAGAAGGTTGCGCTGCCACGCACCGCACGTGAACAGTTCAGGGTAGGCAACGAGGTTCCCCGCGGCGACCTGCGGCGAGGTGATCTGGTCTTCTTCCGCACCTATGCCCCGTTTGCCTCACATGTCGGCATCTATCTGGGCAACCGCAAGATGATTCATGCCTCGTCTGCCGAGCACCGGGTGGTTATCTCCTCCATGGACACCCCCTACTACCTGTCACGCTATCTCGGTGCACGCCGGATTGACCGGGTCAACCCCGACACCATCAACATTAATGACCTGATGCTCGGCATTGAAGAGGAAAAGGAAAGCGATGTCCTGGCAAACGACCATTTAGGGCTTAATCTGCCGGACACGCTCACCAAGTAA
- a CDS encoding B12-binding domain-containing radical SAM protein produces the protein MHTLLAYITASSRNHRPGDFETLLPIGLCSLYALLRSRGMPTTLANLCGMDNRAIVDLLLQHRPSVVGLSLWTHNRHATLQLAGLIRQTLPETIILLGGGHATHQAELILRRHPEVDLIATGEAEQTLLELLEALGNGSPLSTVPGLVIRDNGMIRHTGQRPPWPDLDSLPFPALWLHEAINVDHPLQAEFISSSRGCPAACSFCASPTFWGRRVRYRSARSVAEEMRYLRDHYGLLYLSLRDDTFTADRRRTVALCRELIDRRVNIFWNCQSRVEAIDRETLTWMRQAGCECVQLGVESGSPAMLKLLGKRIMPDQVVKAAELIRQSGMQLSVYLISGIPEESDADRQQTINLIKRIRPDDLQVAPLAYYPGTALFEAAVRAGKVAETLFETSRDEAVLAAPNGQQQVRRLLTRTAQYHNRCSMQQLLAIQADAGYSAVTAMQAGDRYAADGDPHQAEQQYCQITRNEPDHPWGWFLLAELYEQHDQLKLAADCYRQLLKLVPRHRPAAEALLRLGH, from the coding sequence ATGCACACACTCCTTGCCTACATAACAGCTTCCTCCCGGAATCACCGCCCGGGTGACTTTGAGACCCTGCTGCCGATCGGACTCTGCTCATTGTATGCGCTGTTGCGCTCCCGGGGCATGCCGACAACCCTGGCAAACCTGTGCGGAATGGACAACAGGGCCATCGTCGACCTGCTGCTCCAGCACCGCCCATCAGTTGTCGGCCTTTCGCTCTGGACCCATAATCGTCATGCCACCCTGCAGCTGGCCGGCCTGATCAGACAGACCCTGCCCGAAACCATCATCCTGTTGGGTGGCGGCCATGCGACCCATCAGGCAGAACTGATCCTCAGGCGTCACCCCGAAGTCGACCTGATTGCCACCGGCGAAGCGGAACAGACACTGCTGGAGCTTCTTGAGGCGCTGGGTAACGGCAGCCCGCTGTCAACCGTTCCCGGATTGGTTATACGCGATAACGGCATGATCAGGCACACCGGGCAACGTCCACCCTGGCCCGATCTGGACAGCCTGCCGTTTCCTGCCCTCTGGCTCCATGAAGCGATCAATGTCGACCACCCGCTGCAGGCGGAGTTTATCAGCAGTTCCCGCGGCTGCCCTGCCGCATGCAGCTTCTGCGCCTCCCCGACCTTCTGGGGTCGACGGGTACGCTATCGCTCAGCCCGCTCCGTGGCGGAGGAGATGCGCTACCTCCGGGATCACTATGGCCTGCTGTACCTTTCCCTGCGTGATGACACCTTTACGGCAGACCGCCGCAGAACGGTCGCGCTTTGTCGTGAACTGATTGACAGGCGGGTCAACATCTTCTGGAACTGCCAGTCACGGGTCGAGGCGATTGATCGTGAAACCCTGACATGGATGCGGCAGGCGGGCTGTGAATGCGTCCAGCTGGGGGTAGAATCAGGTTCGCCAGCCATGCTGAAACTGCTGGGCAAACGGATCATGCCGGACCAGGTTGTCAAGGCGGCTGAGCTGATCCGGCAGAGCGGCATGCAGCTTTCAGTCTACCTGATCAGCGGCATCCCCGAAGAATCTGATGCCGACCGGCAGCAGACCATCAACCTGATCAAACGGATCCGGCCCGACGACCTGCAGGTGGCGCCACTGGCCTACTACCCCGGCACAGCACTGTTTGAGGCGGCTGTCAGAGCGGGGAAGGTCGCGGAGACCCTGTTTGAGACCAGCAGGGACGAGGCCGTACTGGCGGCCCCGAACGGCCAGCAGCAGGTCAGGCGTCTGCTTACCCGCACCGCTCAGTACCACAACCGCTGCAGCATGCAACAGCTGCTTGCCATCCAGGCTGATGCCGGTTACAGCGCAGTAACGGCCATGCAGGCCGGTGACCGGTATGCTGCGGATGGCGACCCGCACCAGGCTGAACAGCAGTACTGCCAAATCACCCGGAATGAACCGGACCACCCCTGGGGCTGGTTTCTGCTTGCAGAGCTGTACGAGCAGCATGATCAGCTCAAACTGGCTGCAGACTGCTACCGGCAGCTCCTGAAGCTGGTGCCCCGGCACAGGCCTGCGGCAGAGGCACTACTGCGCCTGGGGCACTAA
- the pap gene encoding polyphosphate:AMP phosphotransferase, with protein MFESAELGHKISKEVYKKELPNLREALLDAQLDLLQSARFPVIILLAGVDCAGKGETMNLLHEWMDPRHIESHAQRELTDEERERPPMWRYWRDLPPKGKIGIFIGSWYSAPLVDNVHGRTKNAELDQQLDRIIRFETMLCNEGALILKFWLHLSEDQQKKRLRKLEKDPKTSWRIKESDWKNYKQYDRFRLVSERMLRTTSTPEAPWIIVEGADDRYRSLSIGKALLDALRRRLDAPETPQASEPLPPLFSSIDGLQILQTLDMTKKVIKKKYDDELEILQGRLNLLSRHKDFDRISVVVLFEGNDAAGKGGSIRRITQALDARAYRIIPIAAPSEEERAQPYLWRFWRHLPRRGRFAIFDRSWYGRVLVERVEGFCSQTDWMRAYSEINDFEEQMVRNHTVVAKFWLAITQDEQLKRFKEREKIGFKRFKITEEDWRNREKWPLYEQAVCDMIDRTSTEIAPWTLVEANDKNHARIKVLKTLCSQIEQALAKL; from the coding sequence ATGTTCGAATCAGCTGAGCTCGGCCACAAAATCAGCAAGGAAGTCTATAAGAAAGAGCTGCCCAACCTGCGGGAGGCTCTTCTGGATGCCCAGCTTGACCTGCTGCAGTCAGCCCGTTTCCCGGTCATCATCCTGCTGGCCGGAGTTGACTGTGCGGGCAAGGGTGAAACCATGAACCTGCTGCACGAGTGGATGGACCCCCGTCACATTGAGTCCCACGCCCAGCGGGAGCTGACCGACGAAGAGCGGGAGCGGCCACCGATGTGGCGCTACTGGCGCGACCTGCCCCCCAAGGGAAAAATCGGCATCTTCATCGGTTCCTGGTACTCGGCCCCGCTGGTTGATAACGTCCATGGACGGACAAAGAATGCCGAACTGGATCAGCAACTGGACCGGATCATCCGCTTCGAGACCATGCTCTGCAACGAAGGGGCATTAATCCTCAAATTCTGGCTGCATCTCTCGGAAGACCAACAGAAAAAGCGGCTCAGGAAATTGGAAAAAGACCCCAAAACCAGCTGGCGGATCAAGGAGAGCGACTGGAAAAACTACAAGCAGTATGACCGCTTCCGGCTGGTTTCGGAACGGATGCTACGGACAACCAGCACACCGGAAGCACCCTGGATTATTGTGGAAGGCGCCGATGACCGCTACCGTTCGCTCTCCATCGGCAAGGCCCTGCTTGATGCACTGCGCCGGCGCCTTGATGCGCCGGAGACACCCCAGGCCAGCGAGCCGCTGCCCCCCCTTTTCAGCTCCATTGACGGGCTTCAGATTCTGCAGACCCTGGATATGACCAAAAAGGTCATCAAGAAGAAATATGATGATGAGCTTGAAATCCTGCAAGGCCGCCTGAACCTGCTTTCCCGTCATAAGGATTTTGACAGGATTTCGGTGGTGGTGTTGTTTGAGGGAAACGATGCCGCCGGCAAGGGTGGCAGTATCCGCCGGATAACCCAGGCCCTTGACGCCAGGGCCTACCGGATCATTCCGATTGCCGCCCCCAGTGAAGAAGAACGGGCACAGCCCTATCTGTGGCGTTTCTGGCGCCACCTCCCCCGCCGGGGACGTTTTGCGATCTTTGATCGCTCCTGGTATGGCCGGGTACTGGTTGAGCGGGTGGAGGGTTTTTGCTCCCAGACCGACTGGATGCGGGCCTATAGCGAGATCAACGACTTTGAGGAACAGATGGTGCGCAATCACACGGTAGTAGCCAAGTTCTGGCTGGCCATTACCCAGGATGAACAGCTGAAACGGTTCAAGGAACGGGAGAAAATCGGATTCAAGCGGTTCAAGATAACGGAGGAGGATTGGCGCAATCGTGAAAAGTGGCCGCTGTATGAACAGGCGGTCTGCGACATGATCGACCGTACCAGCACCGAGATCGCCCCCTGGACCCTGGTGGAGGCCAACGACAAGAATCATGCACGGATCAAGGTGTTAAAGACACTTTGCAGCCAGATTGAACAGGCACTTGCAAAACTTTAG
- a CDS encoding chemotaxis protein CheX, translating to MPIPVEVLAALNTTPEALAKNLIDDTRSVYSTMLGLDLMHLPLEVDPMEHFQDCVSAMVGLAGTYNGLISIHQPTSLAMKLTEAMLDMEVNEIDQDVFDALGEIANMVAGNVKQHLSKGGLDVRLSTPSVATGSDYIICTKQANSMNLLFDLDEEWILVSVVLEMD from the coding sequence ATGCCGATTCCAGTCGAGGTGCTGGCAGCCCTCAACACAACCCCCGAAGCGCTGGCCAAAAATCTGATAGACGACACGCGCAGTGTTTATTCAACCATGCTGGGCCTTGATCTGATGCATCTGCCCCTGGAAGTCGACCCGATGGAACACTTCCAGGACTGCGTATCGGCCATGGTCGGGCTGGCCGGCACCTACAACGGGCTGATCTCGATCCATCAGCCGACCTCGCTGGCCATGAAACTGACCGAGGCCATGCTTGACATGGAAGTCAACGAAATCGATCAGGATGTCTTTGACGCCCTGGGAGAGATCGCCAACATGGTGGCAGGCAATGTCAAGCAGCACCTTTCAAAGGGTGGGCTGGATGTCAGGCTATCAACGCCGTCAGTGGCAACCGGAAGCGACTACATCATTTGCACCAAACAGGCCAACTCAATGAACCTGCTGTTTGACCTGGATGAGGAATGGATTCTGGTCAGCGTAGTGCTGGAGATGGACTGA
- a CDS encoding YqeG family HAD IIIA-type phosphatase produces the protein MSTSWSARPRSVPSRKRSSVIGHILEGITGGWQYRGRLRDLVAQTPASRMLLDQEPSVLSEQGVRALALDFDGVLAPHAADQPLPEVTDWLRRAVAVFGVERVCILSNRPFGPRVDWFASQFPGLRFVSGVRKKPYPDGLKKTGELASVPLSSILMVDDRLLTGCLSALLAGARPLYIRNPYCSFSSHPAKELFFMLLRRCERLFVRLVP, from the coding sequence TTGTCTACTTCCTGGTCAGCAAGGCCCAGAAGTGTCCCTTCAAGGAAAAGGAGTAGCGTCATCGGCCATATTCTGGAGGGAATAACCGGCGGCTGGCAGTATCGCGGTCGGCTGCGGGATCTGGTTGCACAGACACCGGCGTCCCGCATGCTGCTGGATCAGGAACCGTCAGTGCTGTCAGAACAGGGTGTCAGGGCGCTGGCCCTTGATTTTGACGGGGTGCTGGCTCCCCACGCTGCCGACCAGCCGCTGCCTGAAGTGACCGACTGGTTGAGGCGCGCGGTGGCGGTGTTCGGTGTAGAGCGGGTCTGTATCCTTTCAAATCGTCCCTTTGGTCCCCGGGTGGACTGGTTTGCCAGCCAGTTTCCCGGCCTGCGTTTTGTCTCCGGTGTGCGTAAAAAACCGTATCCGGATGGCCTGAAAAAAACAGGGGAACTGGCTTCAGTTCCCCTGTCATCGATTCTGATGGTTGATGATCGTCTGCTGACCGGCTGTCTGTCTGCCCTGCTGGCCGGTGCCCGTCCTTTGTATATCCGTAATCCCTATTGCTCGTTTTCGTCTCATCCTGCTAAAGAGCTGTTTTTCATGCTGCTCAGGCGGTGTGAACGGCTGTTTGTGCGCTTAGTGCCCTGA
- a CDS encoding protoglobin domain-containing protein — MESMAKLREEYRFTAEDAGNLLDLMPVAEEYLNGLSDHFMQYLTDIPEAQKIIAGNSSRDRLEAFHRHWFRTLFQGTYDDEYLRSLKRIGQAHVRVGLPVHYVNAAMNHVRHAIQHMIHDTFEDRDQRRLYRESVDKILDMNLAVMTSSYRDEEMRKVFVSRSLESGLIHLSERFTYGLNLVLVLALAGVSIGVVGLFVSDIMKIFQGDVEKGILSALGAMLILWMMIELLDNEIKNLKGGSFNILVFVGVIIVAMVREILISTLRHDDLKTQAFLTVTLLVLGIVYFLVSKAQKCPFKEKE; from the coding sequence ATGGAAAGTATGGCCAAACTGAGGGAAGAATATAGATTTACCGCTGAGGATGCCGGCAACCTGCTGGATCTGATGCCGGTGGCAGAGGAGTATCTTAACGGGTTGTCTGACCACTTCATGCAATATCTGACCGATATCCCCGAAGCACAGAAGATCATTGCCGGCAATTCCAGCCGGGATCGGCTTGAAGCATTCCATCGGCACTGGTTTCGCACCCTTTTTCAGGGGACCTATGACGATGAGTACCTGCGTTCACTGAAGCGGATCGGGCAGGCCCATGTGCGGGTCGGCCTGCCGGTTCACTATGTCAATGCTGCCATGAACCATGTGCGCCATGCCATTCAGCATATGATTCACGATACCTTTGAGGACCGCGACCAGCGCCGTCTGTACCGAGAATCGGTGGACAAGATTCTGGATATGAACCTGGCGGTGATGACCTCTTCCTATCGAGATGAAGAAATGCGCAAGGTCTTTGTGTCCCGTTCGCTGGAGTCGGGTCTGATCCATCTGTCGGAGCGGTTTACCTATGGCCTGAATCTGGTGCTGGTATTGGCCCTGGCCGGGGTCTCAATCGGTGTGGTGGGCCTGTTTGTCAGTGACATCATGAAGATATTTCAAGGTGATGTCGAAAAGGGGATTCTGTCAGCCTTGGGGGCCATGTTGATCCTCTGGATGATGATCGAGCTGCTGGATAACGAGATCAAGAACCTGAAGGGGGGGAGTTTCAACATCCTGGTCTTTGTGGGAGTGATCATTGTGGCCATGGTGCGGGAGATCCTGATTTCGACCCTGCGGCATGACGACCTGAAGACCCAGGCCTTTCTGACCGTGACCCTGCTGGTGCTGGGAATTGTCTACTTCCTGGTCAGCAAGGCCCAGAAGTGTCCCTTCAAGGAAAAGGAGTAG
- the hypD gene encoding hydrogenase formation protein HypD has translation MKFQDEYRDRELVQGLAAAIAEEARQLPEPVRLMEVCGTHTMAIARFGLKSLLPEPVKLVSGPGCPVCVTPVSYIDHAIALSGLPDTVVTTFGDLLRVPGSNSSLMAERAKGADIRIVYSALDAVKLALELPHKRVVFLGVGFETTTPTVAAAILSAEQQGCTNFFVLTSHKTMPGPMQALSADPQLQIRGYLCPAHVSTVIGADAYRPLAEKFGIPCVVTGFEPADVLQGVLMLVQQCRAGRAAVENQYSRAVSNQGNAKAQELIRRVFEPADAVWRGLGVLPDSGLVLRAAYAGYDAARMLPVELPPAREPAGCRCGEVLTGRIAPKDCPLFGSVCSPETPVGACMVSSEGSCAAAWRYGCPE, from the coding sequence GTGAAGTTTCAGGATGAATACCGTGATCGTGAACTGGTGCAGGGGCTGGCTGCCGCCATAGCAGAGGAGGCCCGGCAGTTGCCGGAGCCGGTGCGGCTGATGGAGGTCTGCGGTACCCATACCATGGCCATTGCCCGCTTTGGCCTGAAGTCGTTACTGCCGGAGCCGGTGAAACTGGTGTCGGGTCCCGGTTGTCCGGTCTGCGTGACGCCGGTCAGTTATATTGACCATGCCATTGCCCTTTCCGGTCTGCCGGATACGGTTGTCACCACCTTTGGTGATCTGTTGCGGGTGCCCGGCTCCAATTCATCCCTGATGGCCGAGCGGGCCAAAGGGGCTGATATCAGGATCGTCTATTCCGCGCTTGATGCGGTCAAGCTGGCCCTTGAACTGCCGCACAAACGGGTGGTGTTCCTGGGGGTGGGATTTGAAACCACCACCCCTACGGTGGCAGCCGCCATCCTTTCAGCAGAACAACAGGGATGTACAAACTTCTTTGTGCTGACCAGCCACAAGACCATGCCGGGCCCGATGCAGGCCCTGTCGGCAGACCCGCAACTACAGATCCGCGGCTACCTCTGTCCGGCCCATGTCAGCACCGTGATCGGCGCTGATGCCTATCGGCCCCTGGCTGAAAAATTCGGCATCCCCTGTGTGGTGACCGGTTTTGAGCCGGCAGATGTGCTGCAGGGAGTGCTGATGCTGGTGCAACAATGCCGCGCAGGTCGTGCCGCAGTTGAGAATCAGTACAGCCGCGCGGTATCGAACCAGGGCAATGCGAAGGCTCAAGAGCTGATCAGGCGTGTCTTTGAACCGGCTGATGCCGTTTGGCGTGGTCTAGGTGTCCTGCCGGACAGTGGTCTGGTTCTGCGTGCCGCCTATGCCGGCTATGATGCAGCCCGTATGTTGCCGGTGGAGCTGCCGCCTGCCCGTGAACCGGCCGGCTGCCGCTGTGGTGAAGTCCTGACCGGCCGGATCGCCCCCAAGGACTGTCCGTTGTTTGGCTCTGTCTGCAGTCCCGAGACGCCGGTGGGGGCCTGCATGGTCTCCAGCGAGGGAAGTTGCGCCGCTGCCTGGCGCTATGGTTGTCCTGAATAA
- a CDS encoding HypC/HybG/HupF family hydrogenase formation chaperone — protein sequence MCLGVPMQILEINDDMVLAEIDGVQREASLMMLGDPVAVGDYVIVHAGFAISRIDPAEAEETLRIMREIFNPEDMA from the coding sequence ATGTGTCTTGGCGTGCCGATGCAGATTCTTGAAATCAATGACGATATGGTGCTGGCCGAGATCGACGGCGTACAGCGTGAGGCCAGTCTTATGATGTTGGGCGATCCGGTTGCGGTGGGGGATTATGTGATCGTACATGCCGGGTTTGCCATCTCGCGGATCGATCCGGCTGAGGCGGAGGAAACCCTGCGGATCATGCGGGAGATCTTCAACCCTGAGGATATGGCGTGA